The sequence CTTGTACGCGCGCACCCCGTAGGCGCCGTAGAAGACGTTGTACCAGGGGCTTGCGGGGTCAAAGTAGCTGGAGCAGCCCCGGCCGTCGGTGAAGTCTCCGATGGAGAAGACCACTATCAAGTCAAACAGCCGCCGCAAGTCCTCGGCCATGAAGGGCTCATGGCCCACCGCGCCAATGGAACCTGTCAGGTGGGGAACAGGCGTGAGCACTCCTGAGTCGGCCAGGAAGTTCTTCTGGCCCGGCAGCGGCGTGGCGCGCAAGGCCATGGCGGCCAGCTCTCTTTGAAGACCCATGAGACCCTCCAGGAAGCGAGCGGACGAGGGTAAACTACTCGCATGCAGGAGAAGCTGGTCTTCGATCAGACCCTCGAAGGTCTGTTCGTCCGAGGACTGGACGGCCGGGTGACCCCAACACTCAAGCTGCACTTGAGGGAGGTGGGAGTGGACCTCGACCGCAAGCTTCTGCCTGCCTACCCCTTCGAGACGTGGTGCTCCTGTGTGCGTGTAGCTGCGCAAACGCTGTATGCGGAGACGCCCCAGGAAGAGGCCTACCGCGAGCTGGGGGAGCGGATGGTGGACGGCTACCGGGGGACGATGATGGGGCGGGCGCTGTTCAGCGTGCTCCAGCTGCTGGGCCCCCGGCGGGTGCTGAGCCGGGTGCAGCAGAGCTTCCGCTCGGGAAACAACTACACGGAGGTTCGCACCGAGGACTTGGGCCCGACTCACCTGCGGCTGTGGGTGAACGAGGCCGGGCCCACCCGCTATTTGATGCAGGGCGCCATCCTGGCGGGCATGCGAGGGTGTGGCGTCCAGGAAGCCCAGGTGCGGGTGCGCGGCTTCACCGCCGAGGACGTCACCTTCGAGGTGGAGTGGCGGGAGAAGGGCTGAGCCTGGCCCCTCGTGCAGCAGGCGACGTGGCGTGAACTCTTCAGGGGCCGTTGAGAGGGCGCGGTGATAAGGACCTTCTGACTGTTCTCTGGAGTCAGGCCTATCCCATGTCCAGGATGATGTCCGTGCGGGGTTACCCCGCCCTCTCCCAGTTCCGCAGGGACAAGCTGCTCGCCCTGTGCCGCGAGCACGTGCCCGAGGCGGCCTCCGTCTACGCGGAGTACATGCACTTCATCGACACCTCGTCCGAGATGTCCGAGGACGAGAAGTCCGTGCTGTACCGCCTGCTCGAGTATGGCCCGCGCATTCCGCAGGGCGTGTGGACAGGCAGCCGGCTCATCGTCATTCCGCGGCCCGGGACGATGACGCCCTGGTCCTCGAAGGCGACGGACATCGCGCGGAGCTGTGGCCTGGAGCGGGTGAAGCGCATCGAGCGAGGGCTGTGTTTCTTCGTCCATGACAGCGAGGAAGGCCCGCTGACGCGCGAGCAGATGGAGCGCCTGAAGCACGTGCTGTACGACCGGATGACGCAGACGGTGATCTGGCGGATGGAGGATGCCGCGCAGCTCTTCGCTGATCACCCGCAGCGGCCGCTCTCCACGGTGGACGTGCTGGGAGGAGGCCGGCCCGCGCTGGTGGCGGCCAACCAGGAGCTGGGGCTGGCGCTGGCGGACGACGAGGTGGACTACCTGGTGGCGCGCTTCGGCGAGCTGAAGCGGAACCCCACGGACGTCGAGCTGATGATGTTCGCGCAGGCGAACAGCGAGCACTGCCGGCACAAGATCTTCAACGCGAGCTGGACCATCGATGGCAAGCCGCAGGAGCGCTCGCTGTTCCAGGCCATCAAGAACACGTACGCGGCGCACAGCGAAGGCGTGCTGTCGGCGTACAAGGACAACGCGGCGGTGATCCAGGGTGTGGAGGCGGAGCGCTTCTTCCCGGATCCGGAGACGGGCGAGTGGCGTTCACGGCGTGAGCCCACGCACGTGCTGATGAAGGTGGAGACGCACAACCACCCGACGGCCATCTCTCCGTATCCGGGGGCGGCGACGGGAGCGGGCGGGGAGATCCGCGACGAGGGCGCCACGGGGCGGGGCGCGAAGCCGAAGGCGGGGCTCACGGGCTTCTCGGTGTCGCACCTGCGCATTCCGGGCTACGAGCGGCCCTGGGAGAAGGCCTACGGCAAGCCGGTGCGGATTGTCTCCGCGCTGGACATCATGCTGGAGGGGCCGATTGGCGGGGCGGCGTACAACAACGAGTTCGGTCGGCCGAACTTGTGCGGCTACTTCCGCAGCTTCGAGGCGCAGGTGTCCACGCCGGAGGGTATGGAGGTGCGCGGGTACCACAAGCCCATCATGATTGCGGGCGGCCTGGGCAACATCCGGCCGCAGCACGTGCAGAAGGGGAAGCTGCGGGCGGGGGACAAGATCGTCGTGCTCGGCGGGCCGGCGATGCTGATTGGCCTGGGCGGAGGGGCGGCCTCGTCCATGGCGCAGGGCTCGAGCGCGGCGGACCTGGACTTCGCCTCGGTGCAGCGGGACAACGCGGAGATGGAGCGGCGGTGCCAGGAGGTGATCGACCGCTGCTGGGCGCTGGGGGAGCTGAACCCCATCCGGTCCATCCACGACGTGGGGGCAGGCGGTCTGTCGAACGCGGTGCCCGAGCTGGTGCACGACAACGCGCTGGGCGGGCACTTCGAGCTGCGGGCAATTCCGAACGCGGAGCCGGGGATGTCCCCGGTGGAGATTTGGTGCAACGAGGCGCAGGAGCGCTACGTGCTGGCGGTGGCGCCGGAGGACCTGGAGCGCTTCGCGGCGCTGTGTGAGCGGGAGCGCGCGCCGTACGCGGTGCTGGGAGAGGCCACGGCGGAGCAGGCGCTGAAGCTGGGGGACTGGCACTTCGGCAATACGCCGATCAACCTGCCGATGGACGTGCTGTTCGGCAAGCCGCCGAAGATGCACCGGGACGTGAAGTCTCGGCCGCTGACGCACGTGCCGGTGAGGCTGGACGGAGCGGAGCTGGGGGACATGGTAGCGCGGGTGCTGGAGCACCCGACGGTGGCGGACAAGTCGTTCCTCGTCACGATTGGGGATCGGACGGTGTCGGGGCAGACGGCGCGGGATCAGATGGTGGGCCCGTGGCAGGTGCCGGTGGCGGACTGCGCGGTGACGGCGACGACCATCACCAGCCACACGGGCGAGGCCATGGCAATGGGAGAGCGGACGCCGCTGGCGCTCATCAGCGCGGCGGCCTCGGCGCGGATGGCGGTGGGCGAGGCGGTGACGAACATCGCGGCGGCGCGCATCGAGAAGCTGTCGGACGTGAAGCTGTCGGCGAACTGGATGGCGGCGGCGGGGAGCCCGGGCGAGGACGCGAACCTCTACGCTGCGGTGCACGCGGTGGGGATGGAGCTGTGTCCGTCGCTGGGGCTGACCATTCCGGTAGGCAAGGACTCGATGTCCATGCGCACGGCGTGGGAGGAGAAGGGTGGACGCAAGGCGGTGGTGGCGCCGGTGTCGCTCATCGTCTCGGCGTTCGCGCCGGTGGTGGACGTGCGGCAGTCGTTGACGCCGCAGCTGCGCGAGCCGGCTGGAGACACGCGGCTGCTCTTCATCGACTTGGCGAAGGGGCGGCAGCGGCTGGGTGGCTCGGTGCTGGCGCAGGTCTACGAGCAGGTGGGGGCGGAGTGCCCGGACGTGGAGGATCCGGCGCTGCTGCGAGGGTTCTTCGCGGCGCTGCAGGAGCTGAACGCGGCGGGGCGGGTGCTGGCGTACCACGACCGCTCGGATGGAGGTCTGCTGGCGACGCTGGCGGAGATGGCGTTCGCGGGCCACTGCGGGCTGGACGTGGACGTGGCGGCGCTCGGAGGGGAGGCTCCTGCGGCTCTCTTCAACGAGGAACTGGGAGCGGTGCTGCAGGTGCGCGCGGCGGACGTGGGGAGCGTGCGCGAGGTGCTGGTGCGGCACGGGGCGCTGGTGCACGAGCTGGGGCGGCCTCGGGC comes from Hyalangium minutum and encodes:
- the purL gene encoding phosphoribosylformylglycinamidine synthase; this translates as MSRMMSVRGYPALSQFRRDKLLALCREHVPEAASVYAEYMHFIDTSSEMSEDEKSVLYRLLEYGPRIPQGVWTGSRLIVIPRPGTMTPWSSKATDIARSCGLERVKRIERGLCFFVHDSEEGPLTREQMERLKHVLYDRMTQTVIWRMEDAAQLFADHPQRPLSTVDVLGGGRPALVAANQELGLALADDEVDYLVARFGELKRNPTDVELMMFAQANSEHCRHKIFNASWTIDGKPQERSLFQAIKNTYAAHSEGVLSAYKDNAAVIQGVEAERFFPDPETGEWRSRREPTHVLMKVETHNHPTAISPYPGAATGAGGEIRDEGATGRGAKPKAGLTGFSVSHLRIPGYERPWEKAYGKPVRIVSALDIMLEGPIGGAAYNNEFGRPNLCGYFRSFEAQVSTPEGMEVRGYHKPIMIAGGLGNIRPQHVQKGKLRAGDKIVVLGGPAMLIGLGGGAASSMAQGSSAADLDFASVQRDNAEMERRCQEVIDRCWALGELNPIRSIHDVGAGGLSNAVPELVHDNALGGHFELRAIPNAEPGMSPVEIWCNEAQERYVLAVAPEDLERFAALCERERAPYAVLGEATAEQALKLGDWHFGNTPINLPMDVLFGKPPKMHRDVKSRPLTHVPVRLDGAELGDMVARVLEHPTVADKSFLVTIGDRTVSGQTARDQMVGPWQVPVADCAVTATTITSHTGEAMAMGERTPLALISAAASARMAVGEAVTNIAAARIEKLSDVKLSANWMAAAGSPGEDANLYAAVHAVGMELCPSLGLTIPVGKDSMSMRTAWEEKGGRKAVVAPVSLIVSAFAPVVDVRQSLTPQLREPAGDTRLLFIDLAKGRQRLGGSVLAQVYEQVGAECPDVEDPALLRGFFAALQELNAAGRVLAYHDRSDGGLLATLAEMAFAGHCGLDVDVAALGGEAPAALFNEELGAVLQVRAADVGSVREVLVRHGALVHELGRPRAELEVRLRQGGKTLLEVPTMALRHYWSRVSYEMQKLRDNPRCAEEEYAAKCDPDDPGLSPKLTFDPKEDVAAPYIAKGAKPRVAVLREQGVNSQMEMAAAFTRAGFAAVDVHMSDVLAGRVSLKDFKGVLACGGFSFGDVLGAGGGWAKSILFNPRARDEFSAFFARPDSFGLGICNGCQMMAQLKEIIPGADHFPRFVRNASEQFEARLSLVEVAESPSLFFKGMAGSRMLIAVSHGEGFAEFPNREEAARVNGLGLVTARFVDNHGQVTEKYPANPNGSPFGLCGLTTVDGRFTLMMPHPERVHRTVQHSWHPDSWGEDGPWMRLFRNARAWLG
- a CDS encoding DUF2378 family protein, whose amino-acid sequence is MQEKLVFDQTLEGLFVRGLDGRVTPTLKLHLREVGVDLDRKLLPAYPFETWCSCVRVAAQTLYAETPQEEAYRELGERMVDGYRGTMMGRALFSVLQLLGPRRVLSRVQQSFRSGNNYTEVRTEDLGPTHLRLWVNEAGPTRYLMQGAILAGMRGCGVQEAQVRVRGFTAEDVTFEVEWREKG